One part of the Nostoc sp. PCC 7120 = FACHB-418 genome encodes these proteins:
- a CDS encoding phosphonate degradation HD-domain oxygenase, which yields MKPTIENIINLFTEKGSQLYGAEAISQLEHALQCASLAEASGQTHELITACLLHDLGHLIHDLGDNPASQGIDDHHEHRAIPLLSQMFSPAVTEPIRLHVVAKRYLCSVIPEYWENLSAASKRSLELQGGIFSPEQAEQFIQQPYAEDAVQLRIFDDKAKITNLHTPDLNHFTQFITASLNKLSHI from the coding sequence ATGAAACCCACCATCGAAAACATTATCAACCTATTCACCGAAAAAGGTTCTCAATTATACGGCGCGGAAGCTATTAGTCAACTAGAACACGCCTTACAATGCGCTAGCCTCGCCGAAGCATCAGGCCAAACCCATGAATTGATTACCGCTTGTCTACTTCATGATTTAGGGCATTTAATCCATGACTTAGGTGATAATCCAGCCAGCCAAGGCATAGATGACCATCATGAACATCGCGCCATACCTTTACTAAGTCAGATGTTCAGTCCAGCAGTCACAGAACCGATTAGGCTTCATGTCGTCGCCAAACGCTATCTTTGCTCAGTTATTCCCGAATATTGGGAAAACCTCTCAGCCGCATCCAAACGCAGCCTAGAACTGCAAGGAGGCATATTTTCCCCAGAACAAGCAGAGCAATTTATTCAACAACCATACGCCGAAGATGCTGTACAGTTAAGGATTTTTGACGACAAAGCCAAAATCACAAATCTCCACACACCCGATTTAAATCACTTCACCCAATTTATAACCGCCTCCTTAAATAAGCTGTCACACATCTAA